The following coding sequences lie in one Cygnus olor isolate bCygOlo1 chromosome 8, bCygOlo1.pri.v2, whole genome shotgun sequence genomic window:
- the FMO3 gene encoding dimethylaniline monooxygenase [N-oxide-forming] 3: MVRRVAVVGAGISGLAAIKCCLEEGLEPTCFERSEDIGGLWRYTEHVEEGRASIYRTVFTNSCKEMMCYPDFPFPDDHPNYMHNARLQEYICDYARHFDLLQHIRFKTLVTKIRKRPDFCATGQWEVVTQRDGKEEAAVFDAVMICSGHHIYPNLPLDHFPGIEKFKGCYFHSREYKEPEKFRGKKVLVVGLGNSGCDIAVELSSVASQVYLSSRSGSWVLSRVWDHGYPWDMVIITRFRTWLGNILPKAVSDWLYVRGMNQLVKHENFGLMPVNRTSRKEPVFNDDLLSRIACGVVLIKPDVKEFRETSVLFQDGTVQDDVDVVVFATGYTYFYPFMEDDSIIKSRNNEVTLYKGILPPHLEKPTMAVIGLVQSFGSAIPTADLQCRWTIKVFQGLCTLPPVSKMMDDIDEKMGKKLQWYGSSTTLQTNYITYMDELASAIGAKPNVLKLLVTDPRLALEVFFGPCSPYQFRLTGPGQWSGARRAILTQWDRMLRPMRTRIAPDAPSIFPIPAMLGVLFLLLLLLLTALYF; this comes from the exons ATGGTGCGGCGAGTGGCCGTGGTGGGTGCGGGCATCAGCGGGCTGGCGGCCATCAAGTGCTGCCTGGAAGAGGGGCTGGAGCCCACCTGCTTCGAGAGGAGCGAGGACATCGGCGGGCTGTGGCGCTACACG GAGCATgtggaggaaggcagagcaaGCATCTACCGCACCGTCTTCACCAACTCGTGCAAGGAGATGATGTGCTACCCCGACTTCCCCTTCCCTGACGACCACCCCAACTACATGCACAATGCCCGGCTCCAGGAGTACATCTGTGACTATGCCCGGCACTTtgacctgctgcagcacatccGCTTCAAG aCCCTGGTCACCAAGATAAGGAAGCGCCCTGACTTTTGTGCTACCGGGCAGTGGGAGGTGGTTACGCAGAGAGATGGGAAGGAAGAGGCGGCTGTTTTTGATGCTGTGATGATTTGCTCTGGGCATCACATCTACCCAAACCTCCCCCTCGACCACTTCCCAG GGATAGAGAAGTTTAAAGGCTGCTACTTCCACAGCCGGGAGTACAAGGAGCCAGAGAAGTTTAGAGGGAAGAAGGTGCTGGTGGTCGGCTTGGGCAACTCTGGCTGTGACATCGCTGTGGAGCTCAGCTCCGTGGCTTCACAG GTTTACCTGAGCTCACGAAGCGGGTCCTGGGTGTTGAGCCGCGTCTGGGACCACGGCTACCCCTGGGACATGGTGATCATCACCCGCTTTCGGACGTGGCTGGGCAACATCCTCCCCAAGGCGGTCAGTGACTGGCTGTATGTGAGGGGCATGAACCAGCTCGTAAAGCACGAGAACTTTGGCCTCATGCCAGTGAACAG AACATCCCGCAAGGAGCCGGTGTTCAACGATGACCTCCTGAGCCGCATCGCCTGTGGCGTGGTGTTGATCAAGCCAGACGTGAAGGAATTCAGAGAAACATCCGTCTTGTTCCAAGATGGGACTGTGCAGGATGATGTGGATGTGGTTGTCTTTGCCACGGGTTACACTTACTTCTACCCTTTCATGGAGGACGATTCCATCATCAAGAGCAGGAACAATGAGGTCACCCTCTACAAGGGCATCCTCCCCCCTCATCTGGAGAAGCCAACCATGGCAGTCATCGGGCTGGTCCAGTCCTTTGGGTCCGCCATTCCGACAGCAGACCTCCAGTGCCGCTGGACAATCAAGGTGTTCCAGG GTCTGTGCACCCTCCCGCCCGTCAGCAAGATGATGGACGACATAGATGAGAAGATGGGGAAGAAGCTCCAGTG GTATGGGAGCAGTACCACGCTGCAGACCAATTATATCACCTACATGGACGAGCTGGCCTCAGCCATCGGCGCAAAGCCCAACGTGCTCAAACTCCTGGTGACGGACCCGCGGCTGGCCCTGGAGGTCTTCTTCGGGCCCTGCAGCCCCTACCAGTTTCGGCTGACGGGGCCAGGGCAGTGGAGCGGGGCCAGGAGAGCCATCCTCACCCAGTGGGACAGGATGCTGCGGCCCATGAGGACACGCATAGCCCCTGACGCCCCCAGCATCTTCCCCATCCCGGCCATGCTGGGGgtgctcttcctcctgcttctcctcctcctcactgcaCTCTACTTCtag